The following are encoded in a window of Brevibacillus ruminantium genomic DNA:
- a CDS encoding GPW/gp25 family protein — translation MEYLVLAKQNGIDFGAAGVEMILQNVAMILSTTAHSCPLDRSFAWNPDAVDAPLPLGKARVAARITAAIHEYEPRARVVDVSFQADGLSGSLKPIVKVRVHDEIFST, via the coding sequence ATGGAATATCTGGTACTAGCAAAGCAGAACGGCATCGATTTTGGAGCCGCCGGGGTGGAGATGATCTTGCAAAATGTTGCGATGATCCTGTCGACCACGGCGCATTCTTGTCCGCTGGACCGATCATTTGCCTGGAATCCCGACGCTGTGGATGCGCCGCTTCCTCTGGGAAAAGCGAGGGTAGCTGCCCGGATCACAGCGGCGATTCACGAATACGAACCGCGAGCCCGCGTCGTAGATGTAAGCTTTCAGGCGGACGGACTCAGCGGATCACTAAAACCAATTGTGAAGGTGAGGGTACATGACGAGATTTTCTCTACCTGA
- a CDS encoding phage tail protein, with amino-acid sequence MRTFQDFSRSASSRWATHGLLGRKPLSEFLGPELDEISFRMRFDVQQGMNPKQEMDRLLEMCRSGVAETLIIGGIALGMDQWIVKSVKQGWTLVDGAGRLLVGEADVTLEEYMRR; translated from the coding sequence GTGCGCACCTTTCAAGACTTTTCCCGCTCGGCCTCATCCAGATGGGCGACTCACGGGCTGTTGGGCAGGAAGCCTTTGTCTGAATTTCTCGGGCCGGAGCTGGATGAAATCAGCTTTCGGATGCGTTTTGACGTTCAGCAGGGGATGAATCCCAAGCAGGAGATGGACAGACTCCTGGAGATGTGCCGCTCCGGTGTCGCCGAGACATTGATCATCGGGGGCATAGCACTCGGGATGGACCAGTGGATCGTGAAATCGGTCAAGCAGGGCTGGACGCTGGTGGATGGGGCGGGGCGGCTGCTTGTTGGAGAAGCAGATGTAACGCTGGAAGAATACATGAGGCGGTGA
- a CDS encoding baseplate assembly protein, producing MTRFSLPEVTFAEKSAQQIEAEIVGRFEQEMGVKLAQADPRRKFIQAIVALLAQQRSLIDYSAKQNLLGYASGPFLDHLGADNDTPRLKPTYAKTTVRFHLTVLLPQIIRTGTRVTAGDGVYFATTKEVFVKSGQSYVDAEVQCTVPGKIGNGYLPGQLKQLVDPLPWVQSVENLTKSEGGADEEEDDPYAERIHQAPERFSVAGPEGAYVYWARTASPLIVDVSVLSPSPGVVEIRPLLEGGVIPEQEILDLVYAACNERKVRPLTDKVEVAAPEAIFYDLTVHYWISASHSTIATQVQTRVDQAVLDYLQWQKSKQGRDIDPSELVARMKNAGAKRVDVALPVYQKIEPYQVAQDKLVRIEYRGLEHD from the coding sequence ATGACGAGATTTTCTCTACCTGAGGTAACATTTGCTGAGAAATCAGCACAGCAAATTGAAGCAGAGATTGTCGGCAGATTTGAGCAGGAAATGGGCGTCAAGCTGGCACAGGCGGACCCCCGGCGAAAATTTATCCAGGCCATCGTAGCTCTTCTGGCACAGCAGCGCTCCCTGATCGATTACAGTGCCAAGCAAAACCTGCTGGGCTATGCCAGCGGTCCTTTTCTGGATCATCTCGGTGCCGACAACGATACTCCCCGGCTGAAGCCGACGTATGCCAAGACAACCGTCCGTTTTCACCTGACTGTGCTCCTGCCGCAAATCATTCGCACCGGCACTCGCGTCACGGCGGGAGATGGCGTTTATTTCGCTACAACCAAGGAGGTATTTGTCAAAAGCGGACAGTCCTATGTCGATGCCGAGGTGCAATGCACGGTGCCGGGCAAAATCGGAAATGGGTACCTGCCCGGGCAATTGAAGCAACTGGTTGACCCGCTTCCCTGGGTCCAGTCTGTGGAAAATCTGACGAAGAGCGAGGGCGGGGCCGACGAGGAGGAAGACGACCCCTATGCGGAGCGCATTCATCAAGCGCCAGAGCGCTTTTCCGTAGCCGGACCGGAGGGGGCGTACGTCTACTGGGCGCGGACAGCCAGTCCCTTAATCGTCGATGTCTCCGTACTCAGTCCGTCTCCAGGAGTTGTTGAGATTCGGCCGCTTTTGGAAGGAGGGGTAATCCCCGAACAGGAAATCCTCGATCTGGTCTATGCGGCCTGCAACGAGCGAAAGGTTCGCCCGCTCACCGACAAAGTAGAAGTGGCTGCTCCTGAAGCCATTTTCTACGATTTGACCGTGCATTATTGGATCAGTGCGTCCCACAGCACGATTGCCACCCAGGTACAGACAAGGGTCGACCAAGCCGTTCTAGACTACCTGCAATGGCAAAAATCAAAGCAAGGAAGGGATATCGACCCCTCCGAGCTTGTCGCCCGGATGAAGAACGCCGGAGCCAAGCGCGTAGACGTGGCGTTGCCCGTCTATCAGAAAATCGAGCCTTACCAGGTGGCGCAGGACAAGCTGGTTCGTATCGAGTATAGGGGGTTGGAGCATGACTGA
- a CDS encoding phage tail protein I has product MTDIYSVALLDILPESLKKDRGVQALAEAITPEIQTISRAIAETVLLPRLDELPEDVVDLLAWQRHIDFYDTTLPLEKKRELVRYAGEAHKRKGTPWAVDQVVSAAFDDSVVSEWFEYGGEPYYFKVMTTDRITSEKKLAELIRAIHSVKNKRSRLESIAVRRDNRLELFIGGAVATMKISTIKPANDTGGA; this is encoded by the coding sequence ATGACTGATATCTATTCTGTCGCGCTGCTGGACATCCTGCCCGAAAGTTTGAAAAAAGATCGGGGAGTGCAGGCTTTGGCCGAAGCGATTACGCCGGAAATTCAGACCATATCAAGAGCCATCGCCGAAACCGTGCTTTTGCCGAGATTGGATGAGCTCCCCGAGGATGTCGTCGATTTGCTGGCGTGGCAACGGCATATCGACTTTTATGACACGACCCTGCCGCTGGAGAAAAAGCGGGAGCTCGTCCGGTACGCAGGCGAAGCGCATAAGCGGAAAGGAACCCCATGGGCGGTGGATCAGGTTGTATCTGCCGCCTTTGACGATTCGGTGGTTTCGGAGTGGTTTGAGTATGGCGGGGAGCCTTATTATTTTAAGGTGATGACGACGGATCGGATTACGAGTGAGAAGAAGTTGGCGGAGTTAATCCGTGCGATTCATTCGGTAAAAAACAAACGGAGCCGTCTGGAATCTATCGCCGTACGGCGGGATAACCGTCTGGAATTGTTTATAGGCGGAGCAGTGGCGACGATGAAAATTTCGACGATTAAACCAGCGAATGATACGGGAGGTGCATGA